From a region of the Oryza sativa Japonica Group chromosome 6, ASM3414082v1 genome:
- the LOC136357025 gene encoding uncharacterized protein — protein MANKTLREFAAPSTDNVANWPQINMGDVDFDLKSSLITMVQACPFCAKPNEDANAHLQQFLGICSTYTIKGVSPDAVRLRLFPFSLLGRAKQWFYANRATVNTWDKCSTAFLSKFFPMGKTNALRGRISSFQQTRDESIPEAWEQLQEYVAACPHHGMDDWLILQNFYNGLTPMSRDHLDAAAGGAFFSKTVQGAVDLIEKMVSNMSWSKERLQTRQRGMHTVKETELLAAKLDLLMKRFDDHEKRPQGTVKALDSHITCEVCGGIDHSKNDCPETREEAMHMGNNGKPLVDEQSAHFVDVIRKIHINVPLLDAMQVPTYTRYLKDILNNKRPLPTTEMVKLTEQCSNVILYKLPEKKKDPGCPTITCSIGAQQLDQALCDLGASVSVMPKDVFDKLNFTVLAPTPMCLQLADSSVRYLTGIPEDVPVKIRDFFIQVDFVVLDMDTGKETPLILGCPFLSTAGANIDVGTGSIRFHINRKEEKFEVQLRTEQCSMVRIKYGPNSQNIQVVEVEPPKTDSLVKFMQNFLEKETTMPRNHYWRTPVKPPIPAKLEQPAQRKPSFAPKQRKVWKEKPKMPAPSPTETGRKSAN, from the exons atggctaACAAGACTCTCCGCGAGTTCGCTGCTCCATCTACTGACAATGTGGCCAATTGGCCGCAGATCAACATGGGAGACgtggatttcgacttgaagtcTAGCCTCATCACTATGGTGCAGGCTTGCCCGTTCTGTGccaagcctaatgaggatgccaacGCTCATCTGCAACAGTTCCTAGGGATCTGTAGCACgtacaccatcaagggcgtTAGTCCAGACGCCGTCAGGCTAAGGCTGTTTCCGTTCTCCCTTCTCGGGAGAGCGAAAcagtggttctatgccaaccgTGCTACTGTCAATACCTGGGACAAGTGCTCTACGGCATTCCTCtcgaaattcttcccgatgggcaaaaccaatgcccttcgTGGGAGGATTTCtagtttccagcagacaagggacgAGTCCATTCCGGAAGCATGGGAACAACTGCAGGAGTAtgtggccgcctgtcctcatcatgggatggacgactggctgatcctgCAGAACTTCTACAATGGACTCACCCCTATGTCCCGCGATCACTTGGACGCGGCAGCTGGGGGAGCTTTCTTCTCTAAAACGGTTCAAGGAGCCGTTGAtctaatagagaagatggtctccaatatgaGTTGGAGCaaggaacgactccagacccgtcagcgaggcatgcacaccgtcaaggagacggaattacttgctgccaagctggacctcctcatgaaacgCTTCGACGACCACGAGAAACGGCCACAAGGCActgtcaaggccttggactctcACATCACATGTGAAGTCTGCGGCGGCATAGATCACTCTAAGAATGACTGCCCggaaacccgtgaggaggcgatgCACATGGGCAACAACGG GAAACCGTTAGTGGACGAGCAATCTGCTCATTTTGTTGATGTAATCCGGAAAATCCACATCAACGTGCCACTGTTGGACgctatgcaagtgccaacatatactcgttatctcaaggacatactcaacaacaagagaccgctcccaacaacAGAGATGGTCAAGCTGACAGAACAATGCAGCAACGTGATACTCTACAAgctcccggagaagaagaaagatccgggCTGTCCTACGATCACCTGCTCAATCGGGGCACAACAGTTAGACCAGGCCTTGTGCGACCTTGGAGCCAGtgtcagcgtcatgccaaaagacgtcttcgacaagctcaacttcacggtgttggcaccaacaccgatgTGCCTTCAGCTGGCTGATTCATCAGTCCGTTACCTGACAGGGATACCGGAGGATGTTCcagtcaagatacgggatttcttcatccagGTTGACTTCGTGGTGCTGGATATGGACACAGGAAAGGAGACGCCGCTTATCCTAGGGTgtccgttccttagcaccgcgggagccaacattgacgtgggaacGGGGAGTATCCGTTTCCACATAAAtaggaaggaagaaaagtttgaGGTTCAACTgaggacggaacaatgctccatggtcaggATAAAGTACGGGCCGAATTCGCAGAATATTCaagtggtcgaagtggagccacccaagacAGACAGCCTGGTGAAGTTCATGCAGAATttcctggagaaggaaacaacgatGCCCAGGAACCATTATTGGAGGACGCCGGTAAAACCACCCATACCGGCTAAGCTAGAGCAGCCGGCTCAGAGGAAGCCGTCTTTCGCACCAAAGCAAAGGAAGGTGTGGAAGGAAAAACCAAAGATGCCCGCTCCATCACCTACGGAGACGGGTAGAAAATCCGCAAACTGA